In one window of Solanum pennellii chromosome 2, SPENNV200 DNA:
- the LOC107009253 gene encoding mitochondrial inner membrane protease subunit 1, which translates to MRLFQYLSQWKSKAKDGIQQSLLIAKFLCLLHVTNNYVFSPVMVYGPSMLPTLNLTGDVLLVEHVSPLLDKLGPGDVILVRSPDNPRKTVTKRIIGMEGDTVTFLADPSKSDRYISLKVPKGHVWIQGDNIYASKDSRQLGPIPCGLISGKVLYRVWPPECFGSL; encoded by the exons ATGCGATTGTTTCAGTACTTGAGTCAATGGAAATCCAAAGCCAAAGACGGAATTCAACAATCACTTCTTATCGCCAAATTCCTCTGCTTATTACATGTCACAAACAACTACGTTTTCTCTCCAGTAATG GTGTACGGTCCGAGCATGTTGCCGACCCTGAATCTTACCGGTGATGTTTTGCTGGTTGAACATGTGTCGCCGTTGTTGGATAAGTTGGGACCTGGAGATGTAATCCTTGTTCGGTCACCTGATAACCCTAGGAAGACTGTAACTAAACGAATTATTGGCATGGAGGGTGATACTGTCACTTTTCTAGCTGACCCTTCAAAAAGTGACCGGTATATTAGCTTAAAG GTTCCAAAGGGGCATGTTTGGATTCAAGGAGATAACATCTATGCTTCAAAGGATTCACGACAGCTCGGGCCAATCCCTTGTGGCCTTATCTCGGGAAAAGTGTTATACAGA GTGTGGCCTCCAGAGTGTTTTGGTTCATTATGA
- the LOC107009461 gene encoding polygalacturonase QRT3, with product MGEKTWALSLFFIFACLSNVYGNVHSYDHQLRKLQAFTAEIASGDSISPFPSPSPIRFSPSPSSPSVITVTPSPKVYHVTSYGADPTGKVDSTQAILQAISDALEGPSNGFLMQGISNLGGAQINLEGGNYLISQPLQFPIVSRGNLMIHGGTLKASDDFPRDGYLLDLSTSSSNAPEFLFEFITLRDLLLDANFRGGGIQVINSLRTSIDNCYITHFTTNGIIAKGGHETYIRNSFLGQHITAGGDKGERNFSGTAINLMGNDNSVTDVVIFSAEIGVIVSGQANLLSGIHCYNKATGFGGTGIYLKLPGLTQTRIVDSYLDYTGIVAEDPVQLTISNTFFLGDGFVKLKSINGVVNGVNIVDNMFSGSNKGIDIVQLDQSNGPFKTIEQVVVDRNNVKGMNLKGTIGSGVVEGNGTSWTMDFNPVLVFPNLIKHVQYTFFPSGNVFVNHALRNVSNNKVMVESNVQVPARVFVTVDQGK from the exons ATGGGAGAAAAAACATGGGCTTTGtccttgttttttatttttgcttgtCTATCCAATGTTTATGGAAATGTTCATTCATATGACCATCAATTGAGGAAATTACAAGCTTTTACAGCTGAAATTGCTAGTGGCGATTCGatttctccttttccttctccttctcctatTAGATTTTctccatcaccatcatcaccatcagtAATAACC gtTACACCAAGTCCAAAAGTATATCATGTAACATCATATGGTGCTGATCCAACTGGAAAAGTAGATAGCACACAAGCTATTCTACAAGCAATTTCTGATGCACTTGAAGGTCCATCTAATGGTTTCTTAATGCAAGGAATTTCAAATCTTGGTGGTGCTCAAATTAATCTTGAAGGtggaaattatttaattagccAACCATTACAATTCCCTATTGTTAGCCGTGGCAATCTAATG ATTCATGGAGGTACACTAAAAGCTTCAGATGATTTTCCAAGAGATGGATATTTACTCGATTTATCGACATCTTCAAGCAATGCTCCTGAGTTTTTATTCGAATTCATAACTTTAAGAGATTTATTACTTGATGCAAATTTCAGAGGAGGTGGTATACAAGTGATAAATTCACTAAGAACAAGTATTGACAATTGTTACATCACACATTTTACAACAAATGGTATTATAGCCAAAGGTGGACATGAAACATACATTAGAAATTCATTTCTTGGACAACATATCACTGCTGGTGGTGATAAAGGAGAGAGGAATTTCTCCGGTACCGCGATAAATTTAATGGGAAATGATAATTCTGTTACTGATGTAGTGATATTCTCAGCTGAAATTGGTGTAATTGTATCAGGTCAAGCAAATTTGTTATCAGGTATACATTGTTACAATAAGGCTACTGGATTTGGTGGGACTGGAATTTACTTAAAACTCCCTGGTTTAACACAAACAAGGATTGTGGATTCTTATTTGGATTATACTGGAATTGTGGCAGAGGATCCTGTTCAACTCACAATTTCAAATACATTTTTTCTTGGAGATGGATTTGTTAAGTTGAAGTCAATAAATGGTGTTGTGAATGGAGTTAACATTGTGGATAATATGTTTTCTGGATCAAATAAAGGGATTGATATTGTTCAATTGGATCAAAGTAATGGACCATTTAAGACAATTGAACAAGTTGTGGTGGATAGAAATAATGTTAAGGGGATGAATCTTAAGGGTACAATTGGAAGTGGAGTTGTTGAAGGGAATGGTACATCATGGACTATGGATTTTAATCCAGTTCTTGTATTTCCTAACCTTATTAAACATGTTCAATACACGTTTTTCCCTAGCGGGAACGTGTTCGTTAATCATGCTTTGAGAAATGTGTCGAATAATAAGGTTATGGTTGAATCTAACGTTCAAGTTCCAGCTAGGGTTTTCGTGACGGTGGATCAAGGGAAATGA